Proteins from a single region of Gemmatimonadaceae bacterium:
- the gmd gene encoding GDP-mannose 4,6-dehydratase has translation MPTAIITGITGQDGSYLAELLLEKGYKVVGIVRRSSTTPYERISHLVDRVELVSADLLDQTSLTDVVTDYGPDEIYNLAAQSFVQTSWTQPVLTGEFTALGVTRMLEAMKKAAPNARFYQASSSEMFGKVHESPQRESTPFYPRSPYGVAKVYGHWITVNYRESFALYAVSGILFNHESPRRGLEFVTRKVTDGAARIKLGLARELRLGNLEARRDWGFAGDYVRAMWLMLQQDTPDDYVVGTGRTCSVRQLCEAAFGCVGLDYREFVVQDERYFRPAEVDLLVADATKAQQTLGWAPNVTFEQLIQMMVDADLRRHTASSANAR, from the coding sequence ATGCCTACCGCAATCATTACCGGCATCACCGGCCAGGACGGCTCCTATCTCGCCGAGTTGCTGCTCGAGAAGGGATATAAAGTCGTCGGCATCGTGCGTCGCAGCTCCACGACACCGTACGAGCGCATTAGCCACCTCGTCGATCGGGTCGAGCTCGTTTCCGCCGATCTGCTCGATCAGACGTCGCTCACGGATGTCGTCACGGACTACGGCCCGGACGAGATCTACAACCTCGCTGCGCAGAGCTTCGTCCAGACTTCCTGGACCCAACCCGTGCTCACCGGCGAGTTCACGGCGCTCGGCGTCACGCGGATGCTCGAGGCAATGAAGAAGGCCGCGCCTAACGCGCGCTTCTACCAGGCCAGCTCGAGCGAGATGTTCGGCAAAGTGCACGAGTCGCCGCAGCGCGAGTCGACGCCGTTCTATCCGCGCAGCCCGTACGGCGTGGCGAAAGTCTACGGCCACTGGATCACGGTGAATTACCGTGAGAGCTTTGCGCTCTACGCGGTGTCGGGGATCCTCTTCAATCACGAGAGTCCGCGACGCGGACTGGAGTTCGTCACGCGCAAGGTCACGGACGGTGCCGCTCGCATCAAGCTCGGGCTCGCGCGTGAGCTGCGGCTCGGCAACCTCGAGGCACGTCGCGATTGGGGCTTCGCTGGTGACTACGTGCGCGCGATGTGGCTGATGCTTCAGCAGGACACGCCTGACGACTACGTCGTCGGAACGGGCCGCACCTGCTCGGTGCGGCAGCTCTGTGAGGCCGCCTTCGGTTGCGTTGGTCTCGATTACCGCGAGTTCGTCGTGCAGGACGAGCGGTACTTCCGCCCGGCGGAGGTGGACTTGCTCGTCGCCGATGCGACGAAAGCCCAGCAGACACTCGGCTGGGCGCCCAACGTGACGTTCGAGCAGCTCATTCAGATGATGGTCGATGCCGATTTGCGCCGGCACACGGCTTCTTCCGCCAACGCTCGGTGA
- a CDS encoding GDP-mannose 4,6-dehydratase: MNGPAPRAFVTGGTGFVGQWLCRAMLAEGWNVVALGLHPPAQGILSPNEHGAVQWIHGDIRDAESVHRALDDSLPDLIFHLAGVSFIPEARDAPATAYDVNVLGAVRLLAEVARRRAAGAIDPVVLVIGSATQYGRHDAADIPLAEEAEQRPNDVYAASKAAQEVAARQYHRGEALKVICTRSFNHSGAGHPEHFLLPALVRRALALRTAAQPELRLGNQESVRDYLHVADVVQAYLLLAQRGEPGEVYNVCSGEGVSARELATEVLLRVGTTAEITTDPALVRGVDVPVLVGSPAKLQRATGWRPTHTRPDIIDDLIHAATS, translated from the coding sequence GTGAACGGCCCGGCGCCACGCGCGTTCGTCACCGGTGGGACCGGATTCGTCGGGCAGTGGTTGTGCCGCGCGATGCTCGCCGAGGGGTGGAACGTCGTCGCCCTCGGCCTGCACCCGCCGGCGCAGGGCATCTTGTCGCCTAACGAGCACGGCGCAGTCCAGTGGATCCACGGTGACATTCGCGATGCCGAGAGCGTACATCGCGCGCTCGATGACTCGCTGCCGGATCTGATCTTCCACCTCGCGGGGGTCAGCTTCATTCCGGAAGCCCGCGACGCGCCCGCAACGGCGTATGACGTGAACGTCCTCGGCGCCGTGAGGCTACTGGCCGAGGTAGCGCGAAGGCGCGCGGCAGGCGCGATCGATCCGGTCGTGCTCGTCATCGGAAGCGCCACGCAGTACGGTCGTCACGATGCGGCCGACATACCTCTCGCGGAGGAGGCAGAGCAGCGTCCGAACGACGTGTACGCGGCGTCGAAGGCGGCGCAGGAAGTTGCCGCCAGGCAATATCACCGCGGTGAGGCGCTGAAGGTCATCTGCACTCGTAGCTTCAATCATTCGGGCGCCGGCCATCCGGAGCACTTCCTGTTGCCTGCACTCGTTCGCCGTGCCCTTGCGCTGAGGACTGCTGCCCAGCCCGAACTTCGTCTCGGGAACCAGGAGTCGGTGCGGGACTATCTTCACGTCGCCGACGTTGTCCAAGCCTATCTATTGCTCGCACAGCGCGGGGAGCCCGGTGAGGTCTACAACGTATGCAGCGGCGAGGGCGTGAGCGCGCGAGAGCTGGCAACTGAAGTCTTGCTGCGAGTCGGCACGACCGCCGAGATTACGACCGATCCCGCGCTCGTGCGCGGTGTCGACGTGCCGGTGCTCGTCGGCTCACCCGCCAAGCTGCAGCGCGCCACCGGCTGGCGGCCGACGCACACGCGGCCCGATATCATCGACGATCTGATTCATGCCGCGACGAGCTGA
- the carB gene encoding carbamoyl-phosphate synthase large subunit has product MPRRADLKRILVIGSGPIIIGQAAEFDYSGTQATKALKEEGYEVILINSNPATIMTDPEFADQTYIEPVTPEYVELILEREKPDAILPTMGGQTALNVAMALAQSGALERHGVELIGAKERAIAIAEDRKRFAEAMQRIGLKIAPGGIATSLDEATSIVERTDFPAIIRPSFTLGGTGGGIAYNRTEFEDIVRHGLDESPTHQILIERSVIGWKEFELEVMRDHDDNVVIVCSIENLDPMGVHTGDSITVAPAMTLTDREYQVMRDAAVAIIREVGVDAGGCNIQFAINPRDGEMFVIEMNPRVSRSSALASKATGFPIARIGAKLAVGYRLDEIANDITKTTPASFEPVLDYVVVKIPRFAFEKFPNADPGLTTQMKSVGEAMAIGRTFKEAFQKGLRALETGRFGWNVAARARDDGLLDDAVQTLQGALRQPTAERIFQVKRALERGMTIDDVYELTAIDPWFLGQMQELIDAERMYASARSVTPNMLRDMKRMGFSDRQLGDLRDESEDNVRQRRWALGLRPAYKMVDTCAGEFPSATPYLYGSYDEESESPRSGRKSVVILGSGPNRIGQGVEFDYCCVRAVIALREQGYETIMINSNPETVSTDFDTSDKLYFEPLTFEDVLEIIEREDPIGVIVQLGGQTPLKLTRRLEAAGVRILGTSPDSIDIAEDRRRFEHIARDLGLNQPPNGTATSVTEAVEAADRVGYPVLVRPSYVLGGRAMQIVYDSHSLEEYFATAARVSEEKPVLIDRFLEDAFECDVDAISDGDRVVIGAIMQHIEDAGIHSGDSACVLPPYLITEHDMQTMREQTIALAKALGVVGLINVQYAIKNSIVYVLEVNPRASRTIPFVSKAIGVPLASLAARVMLGETLESLGYTEEIAPPFVSVKEAVFPFSKFPGTDPVLGPEMRSTGEVMGIADSFGSAFAKSQIAASNGLPLSGAVLITVNDPDKPTVTPIARRFHEMGFEILATSGTSRYLRGRGVPAKRVLKVHEGRPNCHDLLVNGKVQLLINTPLGKHSQIDDYRLRQGAIVHHVSYTTTMSAASAASDAILALRSRAPSVRSLQEWQAMITANAAVE; this is encoded by the coding sequence ATGCCGCGACGAGCTGATCTCAAACGCATACTGGTCATCGGCTCCGGTCCGATCATCATCGGACAGGCAGCGGAATTCGACTATTCGGGAACGCAAGCGACCAAAGCCCTGAAGGAAGAAGGGTATGAGGTCATTCTGATCAACTCGAATCCGGCGACGATCATGACGGATCCGGAGTTCGCGGATCAGACCTACATCGAGCCGGTGACGCCGGAATACGTCGAGCTGATCCTCGAGCGCGAGAAGCCCGACGCGATCCTTCCGACGATGGGTGGCCAAACGGCCCTCAACGTTGCGATGGCGTTGGCGCAGTCGGGCGCACTCGAGCGGCACGGCGTGGAATTGATCGGTGCCAAGGAGCGGGCGATCGCCATCGCCGAGGATCGGAAGCGCTTCGCCGAAGCGATGCAGAGGATCGGTCTCAAGATCGCGCCAGGCGGTATCGCGACGAGCCTCGACGAGGCGACGTCGATCGTCGAGCGCACGGACTTTCCCGCGATCATTCGTCCGTCGTTCACGTTAGGCGGCACAGGTGGCGGTATCGCCTATAATCGGACGGAATTCGAGGACATCGTGCGTCATGGGTTGGACGAGTCGCCGACGCATCAGATCCTCATCGAGCGCAGCGTCATCGGCTGGAAAGAGTTCGAGCTCGAAGTGATGCGCGATCACGACGACAACGTCGTCATCGTCTGCTCGATCGAGAACCTCGATCCGATGGGCGTGCACACGGGCGATTCGATCACCGTCGCACCGGCGATGACGCTCACCGATCGCGAATATCAGGTCATGCGTGACGCGGCGGTCGCGATCATTCGCGAGGTCGGTGTGGATGCGGGCGGCTGCAACATCCAGTTCGCGATCAATCCGCGCGACGGCGAGATGTTCGTGATCGAAATGAATCCACGCGTCTCACGTTCGTCGGCGCTCGCGTCGAAGGCCACTGGATTCCCGATCGCGCGCATCGGGGCAAAGCTCGCCGTTGGCTATCGGCTCGACGAGATCGCGAACGATATCACGAAGACGACGCCGGCGTCGTTTGAGCCGGTGCTCGACTACGTCGTCGTCAAGATCCCGCGTTTCGCCTTTGAGAAGTTCCCCAACGCCGATCCGGGCCTAACGACGCAGATGAAGTCGGTGGGCGAGGCCATGGCGATCGGCCGCACCTTCAAGGAGGCCTTTCAGAAGGGGTTGCGGGCGCTGGAGACCGGCCGCTTTGGATGGAACGTGGCGGCGCGTGCGCGTGACGACGGACTGCTGGACGATGCGGTGCAGACGTTGCAGGGCGCGCTGCGCCAGCCGACAGCCGAGCGCATCTTCCAGGTGAAGCGCGCGCTCGAACGCGGCATGACGATCGATGACGTGTATGAGCTCACGGCGATCGACCCGTGGTTCCTCGGTCAGATGCAGGAGCTCATCGATGCCGAGCGGATGTATGCCTCGGCGCGGTCGGTGACGCCGAACATGCTGCGCGACATGAAGCGCATGGGCTTCTCCGATCGCCAGCTCGGCGACCTGCGGGACGAGTCCGAGGACAACGTGCGCCAGCGGCGTTGGGCGTTAGGCCTCCGGCCAGCGTACAAGATGGTCGATACCTGCGCCGGCGAGTTTCCATCCGCGACGCCGTATCTCTACGGCAGCTACGACGAGGAGAGCGAATCGCCGCGGAGCGGAAGGAAATCGGTGGTGATCCTCGGCTCGGGACCGAATCGCATTGGCCAGGGCGTCGAGTTCGACTACTGCTGCGTGCGCGCGGTGATCGCGTTGCGTGAGCAGGGGTACGAGACGATCATGATCAACTCCAATCCGGAGACTGTCTCGACCGACTTCGATACGTCGGACAAGCTGTATTTCGAGCCGCTGACCTTCGAGGACGTGCTCGAGATCATCGAGCGCGAGGATCCCATCGGCGTGATCGTGCAGCTCGGTGGCCAGACGCCGCTCAAGCTCACACGGCGACTCGAGGCGGCGGGGGTGCGCATACTCGGCACTAGCCCCGATTCGATCGACATCGCCGAGGATCGACGCCGATTCGAGCACATCGCCCGGGACCTCGGTCTCAACCAGCCGCCTAACGGCACCGCCACGAGCGTCACCGAGGCGGTCGAAGCGGCGGATCGCGTCGGATATCCCGTGCTGGTGCGTCCCTCGTACGTGCTTGGCGGCCGGGCGATGCAGATCGTTTACGATTCGCATTCGCTCGAGGAGTACTTCGCGACCGCGGCGCGCGTGTCCGAGGAGAAGCCGGTGCTGATCGACCGCTTCCTCGAGGATGCTTTCGAGTGCGACGTGGACGCGATCTCCGACGGAGATCGCGTCGTGATCGGTGCAATCATGCAACACATCGAGGACGCGGGGATTCACTCGGGCGACTCGGCGTGTGTGTTGCCCCCGTACCTCATCACCGAGCACGACATGCAGACGATGCGCGAACAGACGATCGCGCTCGCGAAGGCGCTCGGCGTCGTTGGGCTCATCAACGTGCAGTACGCGATCAAGAACAGCATCGTGTACGTACTCGAGGTCAATCCACGAGCGAGCAGAACGATCCCGTTCGTGTCGAAAGCGATCGGTGTTCCACTGGCGTCGCTCGCGGCGCGCGTAATGCTCGGCGAAACGCTCGAGAGCCTCGGCTACACCGAGGAGATTGCTCCGCCATTTGTCTCGGTGAAGGAAGCGGTTTTCCCCTTCAGCAAATTCCCGGGCACCGACCCAGTGCTTGGTCCGGAGATGCGGTCGACGGGCGAGGTAATGGGCATCGCGGATTCGTTTGGCAGCGCGTTCGCCAAGTCGCAGATCGCGGCGTCGAACGGACTTCCGCTCTCGGGCGCGGTGCTGATCACCGTGAACGATCCCGACAAGCCTACCGTGACTCCGATTGCCCGTCGATTCCACGAGATGGGCTTCGAGATTCTCGCTACCTCGGGCACGTCGCGATATCTGCGGGGCCGCGGCGTGCCCGCGAAACGCGTCCTCAAGGTGCACGAGGGCCGGCCGAACTGCCACGATCTCCTCGTCAACGGCAAGGTTCAGCTCTTGATCAATACGCCGTTAGGCAAGCACTCACAGATCGACGATTATCGCCTCCGGCAGGGCGCCATCGTGCATCACGTGTCATACACCACGACAATGTCCGCCGCCAGCGCGGCATCGGACGCGATTCTCGCCCTCCGGTCCCGCGCGCCGAGCGTGCGGTCGTTGCAGGAGTGGCAAGCGATGATCACCGCCAACGCTGCCGTGGAATGA
- a CDS encoding acyltransferase, whose amino-acid sequence MSDSDKPFIHESAYVDQGATIGSGTKVWHFCHIMPGAVIGQRCSLGQNVVVMNGTRIGDNCKIQNNVSIYEGVELEDDVFCGPSMVFTNVLNPRSHISRKHEYRKTLVRRGSSIGANATIVSGTTLGEYSFIGAGAVVTRDVPDYALMVGVPARRIGWMCQCGERLPDSGEGRCRFCGTEYERAGEGIRRRTR is encoded by the coding sequence ATGAGCGATTCGGACAAGCCGTTCATTCACGAGTCGGCGTACGTCGATCAGGGCGCGACGATCGGGTCAGGCACGAAAGTCTGGCATTTCTGTCACATCATGCCGGGCGCCGTGATTGGCCAGCGCTGCAGTCTCGGCCAGAACGTGGTCGTGATGAACGGCACGCGCATCGGCGACAACTGCAAGATTCAAAACAACGTGTCGATCTACGAGGGCGTCGAGCTCGAGGATGACGTGTTCTGCGGCCCGTCGATGGTATTTACGAACGTTCTCAATCCGCGCAGCCACATCTCGCGAAAGCACGAGTATCGTAAGACACTCGTGCGTCGCGGCAGCAGCATCGGCGCGAACGCGACGATCGTGAGCGGCACGACGCTTGGTGAGTATTCGTTTATCGGCGCCGGTGCGGTCGTCACGCGCGACGTACCGGACTACGCACTCATGGTCGGCGTGCCGGCGCGCCGCATCGGCTGGATGTGCCAGTGTGGGGAGCGGCTTCCGGATTCCGGCGAAGGGCGTTGCCGGTTCTGCGGCACCGAATACGAACGCGCCGGAGAGGGAATTCGGCGCCGCACGAGGTAA
- a CDS encoding Gfo/Idh/MocA family oxidoreductase, protein MTTPRTRAGGDFKIALVGCGRISRNHFEALRKIEGLTLTAVCDVVPERAHEAAEREGVRGFTSYDEMLQRADCDVVAVCTPSGLHPAHGALAARAGKHVITEKPMAITLGQADELVKTCDDAGVFLFVVKQNRLNPPVQLLRRAVDKGRFGRIFIANTTVRWQRPQEYYDAAPWRGTWEFDGGAIMNQASHYVDLIQWLVGPVESVMAKTATQARRIEAEDSGVALLKFRSGALGVIEVNVLTYPRNIEGSITILGEKGSVKIGGTAVNRVEHWQFADYDDDDKLVESASTNPPNVYGFGHEGYYRNVLAVLRGEAQPQTDGRAGRKSLELILGIYESAKIGREVPIPLKGARG, encoded by the coding sequence ATGACGACGCCACGTACGCGCGCCGGCGGCGATTTCAAGATTGCCCTCGTCGGCTGCGGACGAATCAGCCGCAATCACTTCGAGGCTCTCCGCAAGATCGAAGGGCTGACGCTCACCGCGGTCTGCGACGTCGTCCCGGAGAGAGCTCATGAGGCGGCGGAGCGCGAGGGCGTCCGCGGATTCACGTCGTATGATGAGATGTTGCAGCGCGCGGACTGTGACGTCGTCGCCGTCTGCACGCCCAGCGGTCTGCACCCGGCGCACGGCGCTCTCGCGGCGCGCGCCGGCAAGCATGTCATCACCGAGAAGCCGATGGCCATCACTCTCGGTCAAGCAGACGAACTGGTAAAGACGTGCGACGATGCGGGCGTCTTTCTTTTCGTCGTGAAGCAGAATCGTCTCAATCCGCCGGTTCAGTTGCTTCGCCGGGCTGTGGACAAAGGGCGCTTTGGTCGAATCTTCATCGCCAACACGACCGTCCGCTGGCAGCGTCCACAGGAGTACTATGACGCGGCGCCCTGGCGGGGAACCTGGGAGTTCGACGGCGGCGCGATCATGAATCAAGCGTCACATTATGTCGACCTGATTCAGTGGCTCGTCGGGCCCGTCGAGAGCGTGATGGCCAAGACCGCGACCCAGGCGCGCCGCATCGAGGCAGAGGATTCAGGCGTGGCGCTGCTCAAGTTTCGGTCGGGCGCGCTGGGCGTCATCGAAGTGAACGTGCTCACTTATCCGCGCAACATCGAGGGATCGATCACGATTCTCGGCGAGAAAGGCTCGGTGAAAATCGGCGGCACCGCGGTCAATCGCGTGGAGCACTGGCAGTTCGCCGATTACGACGACGACGACAAGCTCGTCGAAAGCGCGAGTACGAACCCGCCCAATGTCTACGGATTCGGCCATGAAGGCTATTACCGCAACGTGCTCGCAGTACTTCGAGGCGAGGCCCAGCCGCAGACGGACGGTCGCGCAGGCCGGAAGTCCCTCGAGCTGATACTCGGGATTTACGAATCGGCGAAAATCGGCCGCGAGGTACCGATCCCACTAAAAGGGGCTAGGGGCTAG